In Dama dama isolate Ldn47 chromosome X, ASM3311817v1, whole genome shotgun sequence, one genomic interval encodes:
- the LOC133052853 gene encoding ferritin heavy chain-like, with translation MVTAPAVMPAEAVKVSRHYHGECEAAVNSPAALEVHESFQCLARACALHHHHDVALKLVAHFLLLLSHEHSKRAKSLMFLLNRHGSRFSFLDIRMPKTQEWESSLQAMQDTLHLEKSVSQSLLDLHHLATDSSNAHLCHFLEMCHLDQQLEFIEELGDHLTSVRKLRSLEGGLVEYVFDKLTLSNGDKED, from the coding sequence ATGGTGACAGCGCCCGCCGTGATGCCCGCAGAGGCCGTGAAGGTGAGCCGCCATTACCACGGCGAGTGCGAGGCCGCGGTCAACAGCCCCGCCGCTCTGGAGGTCCACGAGTCCTTCCAGTGCCTGGCCAGGGCCTGCGCCCTTCACCACCACCACGACGTGGCCTTGAAGCTCGTCGCCCActtcctcctgctcctctccCACGAGCACAGCAAGAGGGCCAAGAGCCTGATGTTCCTGCTGAACCGGCATGGCAGCCGGTTCTCCTTCCTCGACATCAGGATGCCCAAGACCCAAGAGTGGGAGAGCAGCCTCCAAGCCATGCAGGACACCCTGCACCTGGAGAAGAGCGTCAGCCAGAGCCTGCTCGACCTGCACCACCTGGCCACCGACAGCAGCAACGCCCATCTGTGCCACTTCCTAGAGATGTGCCACCTGGACCAGCAGCTCGAGTTCATCGAAGAGCTAGGAGACCATCTCACCAGCGTGCGCAAGTTGAGGTCCTTGGAAGGCGGTCTGGTGGAGTACGTCTTTGACAAGCTTACCCTGAGCAACGGTGACAAGGAGGACTGA